The following are from one region of the Desulfonatronum thiosulfatophilum genome:
- a CDS encoding B12-binding domain-containing radical SAM protein: protein MSILLIHPPVAKPAEPPAGIAMLAGVLRRAGVACAVADMNLEGILALMRGPAHAADTWTLRALRHRERNLELIRRPETYAVLDRYQRTVFDLNRVLEKSVSVPSVHLSLANYQDDALSPTRSADLLRAAEHPEENPFFHYFDLRLTEVMDEFQPDAVGFSLNYLSQALCTLAMVGYVRRRWPATAIILGGGLVTSWMQGPRQPVCVGNKSVDANEDPPIGSSARPFNTPEASSFNPFAGLVDEMVSGPGEAALLRRFGKMDVPDMSCATPDFSSLPLNTYFAPGPILPYSASRGCYWNRCAFCPEMAEGNRYAPVGRSRVIGDIRILVDQVRPVLIHLLDNAISPAVMRELIRRPPGVPWYGFTRFNRQLGDPDFCRELRRAGCVMLKLGLESGSQAVLDAECKGVDLELAEQVLENMRIAGIAAYVYLLFGTPSESEAEAKATLDFVARNHQGIGFLNLAIFNLPLAGKGRIDLDVFPHNHDDLSLYADFLHPLGWDRGKVRRFLDRDFRRHPAIAPILRRDPRIFTSNHAPFFVGG from the coding sequence ATGTCCATTCTCTTGATCCATCCTCCTGTAGCCAAACCCGCCGAGCCGCCGGCGGGGATCGCCATGCTGGCCGGGGTGTTGCGCAGGGCCGGGGTGGCGTGCGCCGTGGCGGATATGAACCTGGAGGGAATACTGGCCTTGATGCGGGGGCCGGCGCATGCCGCTGACACCTGGACCCTGCGCGCCCTGCGTCATCGGGAGAGGAATCTGGAACTGATCCGCCGACCGGAAACGTATGCCGTTCTGGATCGTTATCAACGAACCGTGTTCGACTTGAACAGGGTGCTGGAAAAATCTGTTTCCGTACCCTCCGTGCATTTGAGTCTGGCCAATTATCAGGACGATGCCCTGTCGCCCACACGCAGCGCGGATCTGCTCCGGGCCGCGGAGCATCCCGAAGAAAATCCTTTTTTCCATTATTTTGACCTGCGTCTGACCGAGGTGATGGACGAATTCCAGCCGGACGCAGTGGGATTTTCCCTGAACTACCTGAGTCAGGCCCTGTGCACCTTGGCCATGGTCGGGTACGTCCGTCGCCGGTGGCCGGCAACGGCGATCATCCTGGGCGGCGGGCTGGTGACGTCCTGGATGCAGGGTCCGAGACAGCCTGTTTGCGTCGGCAACAAGTCCGTCGACGCGAACGAGGACCCGCCGATTGGCTCATCCGCACGTCCTTTCAATACTCCTGAGGCAAGTTCCTTCAACCCGTTCGCCGGGCTGGTGGACGAGATGGTTTCCGGTCCTGGCGAGGCCGCGTTGCTGCGCCGATTCGGCAAAATGGACGTACCGGACATGTCTTGTGCAACCCCTGATTTCAGCTCACTGCCCCTGAATACATATTTCGCGCCGGGGCCGATTCTGCCCTACAGCGCTTCCCGGGGCTGCTACTGGAACCGCTGCGCCTTTTGCCCGGAAATGGCCGAGGGCAATCGTTACGCTCCGGTCGGTCGATCTCGGGTCATCGGGGATATACGGATTCTCGTCGACCAAGTCCGACCGGTTTTAATCCATCTCCTGGACAATGCGATCAGTCCGGCCGTGATGCGCGAACTGATCCGCCGTCCGCCCGGGGTGCCCTGGTACGGCTTCACGCGGTTCAACCGACAGCTGGGGGACCCGGATTTTTGCCGTGAACTGCGCCGGGCCGGGTGCGTGATGCTTAAGCTTGGCCTTGAATCCGGCAGCCAGGCCGTGCTGGACGCGGAGTGCAAGGGGGTGGATCTGGAGCTGGCCGAACAAGTTCTGGAGAACATGCGCATTGCGGGCATTGCCGCGTATGTCTATCTGCTCTTCGGTACGCCGTCGGAATCCGAAGCCGAGGCCAAGGCGACCCTGGACTTCGTCGCCAGAAACCATCAGGGCATCGGATTCCTGAACCTGGCCATATTCAACCTGCCCCTGGCTGGAAAAGGGCGGATCGATCTGGACGTCTTTCCGCATAACCATGATGACTTGTCGCTGTATGCCGACTTTCTTCATCCTTTGGGCTGGGACCGGGGCAAGGTTCGCCGCTTTCTGGACCGCGACTTTCGCCGGCATCCGGCCATTGCCCCGATCCTGCGCCGTGACCCGCGGATATTCACCTCGAATCATGCGCCGTTTTTTGTGGGTGGGTGA
- the pgm gene encoding phosphoglucomutase (alpha-D-glucose-1,6-bisphosphate-dependent) → MAVHPLAGQPAPQDMLPNIPRSLSRYYALEPDPSQPEQRVAFGTSGHRGVAEARSFNEAHILAVSQAVCEYRAQAGIQGPLFLGMDTHALSEAALVTALEVFAANGVQVMIQKGLGYTPTPVVSHAILTFNRDNPGQQADGVVITPSHNPPEHGGFKYNPPHGGPADTDVTKAVENRANELLESKLRGVERISLTRALAAETTREYDYVGPYVADLVNVVDMGAIARAGLRLGVDPMGGSGIAFWEPIAERYGLDLTVVNKSVDPRFAFMPLDKDGVIRMDCSSPYAMAGLLKLKDRFNLCFGNDPDYDRHGIVTPAGLMNPNHYLAAATAYLFAHRPQWGKNVRVGKTVVTSAMLDRVAASMGRAVHEVPVGFKWFVPGLLKGSLGLGCEESAGASFLRMDGTVWTTDKDGLIMDLLAAEMLAVTGKTPQELYDELADKLGRPVYERRQAPAGLARKQAFKTMTPEMIRADTLAGEPIQAVLTNAPGNNASIGGLKVATTNGWFAARPSGTEDIYKIYIESFRDKDHLDRLAQEAQDLVDAAFREAGV, encoded by the coding sequence ATGGCCGTTCATCCCTTGGCGGGGCAGCCAGCGCCCCAGGACATGCTGCCCAACATTCCCCGGAGCCTGTCCAGATACTATGCCCTGGAGCCGGACCCGTCCCAGCCCGAACAGCGCGTGGCCTTCGGCACTTCCGGACATCGGGGCGTGGCCGAGGCCCGTTCATTCAACGAGGCCCACATTCTGGCGGTGAGCCAGGCTGTCTGCGAATATCGCGCTCAAGCCGGGATTCAGGGCCCCCTGTTTCTGGGAATGGACACCCATGCCTTGTCCGAAGCGGCCCTGGTCACGGCTCTGGAAGTGTTCGCGGCCAATGGAGTACAGGTAATGATCCAGAAGGGGCTGGGTTATACGCCGACTCCGGTCGTCTCTCACGCCATCCTGACCTTCAACCGGGACAATCCGGGCCAACAGGCGGACGGGGTCGTGATCACGCCCAGCCACAATCCGCCGGAACATGGCGGGTTCAAGTACAATCCGCCCCATGGCGGGCCGGCGGACACGGACGTCACCAAGGCCGTGGAGAACAGGGCCAATGAACTGCTGGAATCGAAGCTGCGCGGGGTGGAGCGGATCTCCCTGACCAGGGCCCTGGCCGCGGAAACGACCCGTGAGTATGACTACGTCGGCCCCTATGTCGCGGATCTGGTCAATGTGGTGGACATGGGCGCCATTGCCCGAGCCGGTCTGCGCCTGGGAGTGGACCCCATGGGCGGCTCCGGCATCGCCTTTTGGGAGCCCATCGCCGAACGCTACGGCCTGGATCTGACCGTGGTGAACAAATCCGTGGACCCTCGTTTCGCCTTCATGCCCCTGGACAAGGACGGCGTGATCCGCATGGATTGTTCTTCGCCCTATGCCATGGCCGGCCTGCTGAAGCTCAAGGATCGCTTTAACCTTTGTTTCGGCAACGACCCGGATTATGATCGCCATGGCATCGTTACTCCGGCCGGGCTGATGAACCCCAACCATTATCTGGCCGCCGCGACGGCGTATCTTTTCGCCCATCGTCCCCAGTGGGGCAAGAACGTGCGGGTGGGCAAGACGGTTGTCACCAGCGCCATGCTGGACCGGGTGGCCGCAAGCATGGGGCGGGCGGTGCACGAAGTGCCCGTGGGCTTCAAGTGGTTCGTGCCCGGGCTGCTGAAGGGCAGCCTCGGCCTGGGCTGCGAGGAGAGTGCCGGAGCCTCGTTTTTGCGCATGGACGGAACGGTGTGGACCACGGACAAGGACGGCCTGATTATGGATCTGCTGGCCGCGGAAATGCTGGCCGTGACCGGCAAGACGCCACAGGAACTCTACGACGAACTGGCGGACAAGCTGGGCCGGCCCGTGTACGAACGCCGTCAGGCCCCGGCCGGACTGGCCCGGAAGCAGGCCTTTAAAACCATGACGCCGGAGATGATCCGCGCCGACACCCTGGCCGGGGAGCCGATTCAGGCCGTGCTGACCAACGCCCCGGGCAACAACGCCTCCATCGGCGGGCTGAAGGTGGCCACCACCAACGGCTGGTTCGCGGCCCGACCCTCTGGCACCGAGGACATCTACAAAATCTACATCGAAAGTTTTCGGGACAAGGACCACCTTGACCGGTTGGCCCAGGAAGCCCAGGACCTGGTGGACGCGGCCTTCCGCGAGGCCGGGGTGTAG
- a CDS encoding chitosanase, translating into MIVNYPWSPLFPPGKIQHNFPQHGPLDAETRRNTDFLAEMLKLSLNTSAIKSLGELPGTDASPLESTLTQMNRLPSTINGQAGTPPFPGIPPSGPPLDSPAALLALIQATVEHPAQPPSDPANTSSLRRAISAYAPHYSAEGLRQKIDFSTKHAANHAQPASATLASPSSDLLNRRTGTMSGHPADAPEAMAHLEKNPARVRFREHDPSAFPRHADRMQPLEFPVQPGILAARFESANRPDAIGYDRRGGTCYGTYQLSSRMGGMDNFLKFLDTEAPQWAKRLRNAGPANTKGTSGAMPAEWKRIHQEDPRRFAALQHAFTQKAYYDPAARLVRQRTGIDPSQASPALREVIWSTAVQHGVHGAANVFQRALNTASAGGNTPSESELIQAVYSERKTRFTGSTPAVRSAVQTRFDQEMQLALALLPDERDVLV; encoded by the coding sequence ATGATCGTCAATTACCCCTGGTCGCCCCTGTTTCCGCCGGGCAAGATTCAGCACAATTTCCCCCAGCATGGTCCCCTTGACGCGGAAACGCGTCGGAATACCGACTTTCTGGCGGAAATGTTGAAACTGTCGCTGAACACATCCGCCATCAAGTCGTTGGGCGAGCTGCCTGGAACCGATGCTTCTCCTCTGGAATCGACTTTGACGCAAATGAACCGCCTTCCCTCAACCATCAATGGTCAGGCCGGAACCCCGCCGTTTCCAGGCATCCCGCCCAGCGGACCGCCCCTGGACTCCCCCGCGGCCCTGCTTGCCCTGATCCAGGCAACCGTCGAACATCCGGCCCAGCCTCCCTCCGATCCGGCAAATACGTCCAGCCTGCGCCGGGCCATTTCCGCCTATGCCCCGCACTACTCCGCGGAAGGATTGCGCCAAAAGATTGACTTCTCCACGAAACACGCCGCGAATCATGCCCAACCGGCATCCGCCACACTCGCCAGTCCAAGCTCGGACCTGCTTAATCGTCGAACCGGCACGATGTCTGGACATCCGGCTGATGCGCCGGAAGCCATGGCGCATCTCGAAAAGAATCCTGCCCGAGTTCGATTTCGTGAGCATGACCCGTCCGCTTTTCCACGCCACGCGGATCGGATGCAACCCCTGGAGTTCCCCGTTCAACCCGGCATTCTGGCGGCAAGGTTCGAATCCGCGAACCGTCCCGACGCCATTGGCTACGACCGCCGCGGCGGCACCTGTTACGGAACCTACCAGCTCTCCTCCCGGATGGGCGGCATGGACAACTTCCTGAAGTTCCTGGACACCGAGGCTCCCCAATGGGCCAAGCGCCTGCGTAATGCCGGTCCGGCCAACACCAAGGGGACCAGCGGCGCCATGCCCGCGGAATGGAAACGCATTCACCAGGAAGACCCGCGGCGATTCGCCGCTCTCCAGCACGCCTTCACCCAGAAGGCCTACTATGACCCGGCTGCCCGGCTGGTGCGGCAGAGAACCGGCATCGACCCAAGTCAGGCTTCTCCGGCCCTGCGGGAAGTGATCTGGAGCACGGCGGTGCAGCACGGCGTGCACGGCGCGGCCAATGTCTTCCAGCGCGCCCTGAATACGGCGTCCGCGGGCGGAAACACTCCCTCCGAGAGCGAGCTGATCCAGGCCGTCTACAGCGAACGCAAGACCCGCTTCACCGGCTCCACTCCGGCTGTCCGCTCAGCCGTCCAGACCCGCTTCGACCAGGAAATGCAACTCGCCCTGGCCCTTCTCCCGGATGAACGGGACGTGCTCGTATAG